In Actinomycetes bacterium, the genomic window CCAAGTCGCTGGCCATCGGCAACCCGGCGGACGGGCCGTACGTCCTGGACACCACCCGCCGGACCGGCGGTGCCGTAGAGGACGTGTCGGACGAGGAGGTCGTGGAAGGCATCCGGCTGCTGGCCCGCACGGAGGGCATCTTCGCCGAGACGGCCGGCGGCGTGACCGTGGCGACCCTGCGCAAGCTGCTCGAGTCGGGGCAGATCGACCCGGACGCCGAGACCGTCGTCTTCAACACCGGCGAGGGGCTCAAGACGCTCGACGCGGTGGCGCCGCACGTCGGGCCGGCGGCGACCATCCCGGCCTCGGCGGACGCCTTCGGTGCGACGGGACTCGGCTGACCGGGTGGACCTTGTGGTCCGCCCGGACCACGACATCACCCGATGTCACGGAATCGCCCCCTGGGCGTGACGGGCGCCACTACGCTGCCGCTCGGTCGAGCCACGACGCCTTGGTACGAGCACGACCCGGGGCCCGCGACGTGCGGGTCCTGTCGGCTCAGCACCAGGAGTAACGGAAATGGCTCAGGGCTCCGTCAAGTGGTTCAACAGCGAGAAGGGCTACGGCTTCATCGCGGTTGACGGTGGCGCGGACGTCTTCGTCCACTACAGCGCGATCCAGATGGACGGCTACCGCTCCCTCGAGGAGGGGCAGCGCGTCGAGTTCGAGATCTCGCAGGGGCAGAAGGGTCCGCAGGCGGACTCGGTGCGCGCGGTCCAGTAGCGCGCACCGCTGCTGCGCGGCAGCGTCGACGACGGCCCGGTCCCGTGGGGACCGGGCCTTCGTGCGTCCGGGCCCGTGGCGCACGACCGGCTCAGCCCAGGCAGCGGCCGCCGACCGGACGGAACGTGCGGCGGCAGCCGGTCAGCGCCGCGTCGTCCCGCACGGCGGCGACCACCGCGTCGACGGCCGTCGCGACGATCGCCTGGTTGCCTTCGTGGACGGCGTGCGGGGCGCCGAGCACCTCGACGTGCACGGCGTCGGTCGAGGACGCCGCGAGCCGGTCGTGGTAGCGGTACCAGAGTCGACCGGCCGCACCTGTGATCGCGTCCGAGCTGAGCACGACCGTCGGGCGGCCGCCGAGATCGACCGCCCGCAGCGCCCGGACGGTGCGCCGCGTGTCGACGAGCCGACCGCCTTCGTCCCACGTGATGTGGTCCCAGGCCCGGTCGACGAACTGCTCCGCCGCCGAGGAGTCCTCGAGCACCAGCCCGTCGACCAGGCCGCCGTGGCGCTCGGTGAAGGCCTGGACGACCAGCCCGCCGTACGACCAGCCGAGCAGGACGTAGGGCGGCTGCTCACCGCGCGCCACCAACGTCGCGGCCAGCTCGTCCGCGGCGTTGCCCGGCCACGGGTCGGGTTCGCGCCGCCGCAGCGGCGGGCTGTCCCCGAGACCGGCCCGGTCGTACGAGCAGACCCGGTGCCGACGCGCGAGGTCCGTGACCAGCCCGTCGAAGGTGTGCCGGGAGGCGCCGAGCCCGCTGACCAGGACGACCGTCGGCCTGGCGTGGCCCCGGCACGACATGGCCAGGCGCTGCGCGGGCGAGGCGGCGACCGGGGGCGTCCCCGCAAGGCTGGTGGGGCTGGTAGGACTGGTCGAGCCGGTCGGGCTGGTCGTGGCCGCTGGCGCGGTGGCCGTCGGCCGGCGGTCCCGGGCGGCCGTGGGCTCGTCCGGACCGCTGCCGCACGCGGCGAGCGTGCCGCCGAGCAGCGCCCCGACGGCCAGGACGGTTGCAGCGGCTCGCACCCGGCCAGGCTATGTGTCGGATCACCCGGCTCCGCTTGCACTCCCCGGGGCTGAGTGCTAATCATGGGACTAGCACTCGACACGTGAGAGTGACAGAACGACCGGATCCGGCCAGGTGAGGCCGTCCGGCGCCGGTGACGACCGCCGGCCCGGCCGACCGTCCGTCGCGGGCGCCCCCGGATCCGTATCCACCCCGATCGGGAGGACCGGAAACCGCATGTCAAAGATCATTGCGTTCGACGAGGAGGCCCGGCGCGGGCTCGAGCGGGGCATGAACCAGCTCGCCGACGCCGTCAAGGTCACGCTCGGCCCGCGGGGCCGCAACGTCGTCCTCGAGAAGAAGTGGGGCGCCCCCACGATCACCAACGACGGCGTCTCCATCGCCAAGGAGATCGAGCTCGAGGACCCCTACGAGAAGATCGGCGCGGAGCTCGTCAAGGAGGTCGCGAAGAAGACCGACGACGTCGCCGGTGACGGCACGACGACCGCGACCGTCCTGGCCCAGGCGCTGGTGCGCGAGGGTCTGCGCAACGTCGCCGCGGGTGCCAACCCGATGGCGCTCAAGCGCGGCATCGAGAAGGCCGTCGAGCGAGTGAGCGAAGAGCTCTCCAAGATGGCCAAGGACGTCGAGACGAAGGAGCAGATCGCCTCCACCGCGTCGATCTCCGCGGCTGACCCGTCGATCGGCGAGATGATCGCCGAGGCGATGGACAAGGTCGGCAAGGAAGGCGTCATCACCGTCGAGGAGAGCAACACCTTCGGTCTCGAGCTCGAGCTCA contains:
- a CDS encoding cold-shock protein, producing MAQGSVKWFNSEKGYGFIAVDGGADVFVHYSAIQMDGYRSLEEGQRVEFEISQGQKGPQADSVRAVQ
- a CDS encoding alpha/beta fold hydrolase, yielding MRAAATVLAVGALLGGTLAACGSGPDEPTAARDRRPTATAPAATTSPTGSTSPTSPTSLAGTPPVAASPAQRLAMSCRGHARPTVVLVSGLGASRHTFDGLVTDLARRHRVCSYDRAGLGDSPPLRRREPDPWPGNAADELAATLVARGEQPPYVLLGWSYGGLVVQAFTERHGGLVDGLVLEDSSAAEQFVDRAWDHITWDEGGRLVDTRRTVRALRAVDLGGRPTVVLSSDAITGAAGRLWYRYHDRLAASSTDAVHVEVLGAPHAVHEGNQAIVATAVDAVVAAVRDDAALTGCRRTFRPVGGRCLG
- the groEL gene encoding chaperonin GroEL; the protein is MSKIIAFDEEARRGLERGMNQLADAVKVTLGPRGRNVVLEKKWGAPTITNDGVSIAKEIELEDPYEKIGAELVKEVAKKTDDVAGDGTTTATVLAQALVREGLRNVAAGANPMALKRGIEKAVERVSEELSKMAKDVETKEQIASTASISAADPSIGEMIAEAMDKVGKEGVITVEESNTFGLELELTEGMRFDKGYISPYFVTDPERMETVLEDPYLLIVNNKISNVKDM